The window CCTCGCCGCGGCGGCACGCGCGAGCGGGCGCTGAGCGCGGGATACATCGCTGGACGGATGCGGGTGCCGCCGGCGTCCGCGTAGCGTGTCAGAGTGTTCCGCCAGCTCTCGCCCGTGCAGTGGCTCGTCGACGCCGTCCTCGCGTTCGGGTTCTTCGGCGTCACGGGCTTCCTGTTCTACACGCCGTCCTCGGGCGATCAGGTGTGGGGCGTGCTGGTGTCCCTCGGCATGGCGGTGGCGCTGGGGTTGCGCCGGTTCTCGCCGTTCCTGGCGTTGGCCGTCGCGTGGGTGAGCGCGCTCGCACAGATGGCGCTGGGGCTGCAGCCCATGCTCAGCAACGTCGCGATCTTCGTCGTTCTCTACGCGACGGCCGCCTACGGGACGCGGCTGCTGTTCTGGATCGGCTTCTCGTCCGCTGTCGCGGGCTCCGCGGCCATCGCGATCTACCTCGTCTTCGTCAACTCCTACGTGGTCTCCTCGGGCCTGGACTGGCGCAATCTGCCGCTGGCCGTGTTCGTCATGCTGGCGGCGTTGTTCGCCCTCGGGCTCTCGTGGACGGCGGGTGCGCTGGTGCGCACCGCGGCGCGTGCCAGAGAGACCCGGCAGGCGAGGGACGCGGCGCGCGCGCAGGTGGCGATCGAATCCGAGCGGATGCGGATCGCCCGCGACATGCACGACATCGTCGCGCACTCCCTCGCGGTGGTGATCGCTCAGGCCGACGGCGCACGGTACGCGGCCGCGGCCGACCCCGCCGCCGCCACGACCGCGCTCGGGACGATCTCGTCCACCGCGCGTTCCGCGCTGACCGATGTGCGCCTGCTGCTCACGCAGCTGCGCCATCAGCAGGGGGCCGGGCCGCAGCCGACGCTGGCGGACCTCGACGCCCTGTTCGCCCAGGTGCATGCGGCGGGCGTGGATCTGCGGGTGCAGATCGCGCCGGTGCCGCCGCAGGACGTGCCGGCGGCCGTGCAGCTGGCCGTGTTCCGCATCCTGCAGGAGGCGCTCACCAACGCCCTGCGGCACGGCGACGGCCCCGTGGAGGTCTGGCTCGCGTGGCAGAGTGATCACGTGCGAGCAACCGTGCGCAACGCGCTGCGTGCCCCGGCCCGAGAGCAGCAGCGGGCGCTCGACGACCCCGGCGGGCACGGCGTCGTCGGCATGCGCGAGCGCGCGCAGCTGGTCGGTGGAACGCTGTTCGCCGGAGCCACCGAGGGCGGTTTCCTCGTCGACGCGCATCTGCCGATCGGGGCCGCGGCATGAGTGCCGCGGTGCGCGTCGTCCTGGTCGACGATCAGGCGCTCTTCCGCGCCGGCATCCGCATGCTGGTGGATTCTCAGCCCGATCTGAGTGTCGTGGGCGAGGCGGGCGACGGCGTCGAGGCCATCGAGGTGGTGCGCCGGGAGCGCCCCGACGTCGTGCTGATGGACATCCGGATGCCGCGCCTGGACGGCCTTGCGGCCACGGCGGAGCTGCTGCGCGACGCCGACGCACCGCGCATCGTGATGCTGACGACCTTCGATCTGGATGAGGCGGCGGCGCGCGCCATCCGAGAGGGGGCCAGCGGGTTCCTGCTGAAGGACGCGGACCCCGAGTTCCTCCTCGCCGCCATCCGCACGGTGCACGCGGGCTCCGCCGTCATCGCCGCGAGCGCCACGCGCGACCTGTTCGCACAGTTCTCGCCTCCGGCCGTCGCGGCGCCGCCGGCCTGGCAGGCGCTGACCGACCGTGAGCGGGAGATCTTCGCGCTCGCCGCCCGCGGGCTCTCCAACGCCGAGATCGCGGAGCGGGAGTTCCTGTCCGAGGCGACCGTGAAGACGCACATCAGCCGCATCCTCGCGAAGCTCGCCCTGCGCGACCGCGTGCAGCTCGTCGTCTTCGCCTTCGAGCACGGCCTCGTCTGACCCTCCGCTCCCGCCTACGGGGTGCGCCCGCTGGTGCCCGAGTTGCGTCGCAGTTGCGCAGATGCGCCACTTTTGCGCGCCTGCCACAGTGATCACCTGTCGCGGATGCGCAAAAGTGCGGCGCTGCCGGCGCCGAACGCCCCCTCGGGCCGGGCGTCCCCTTCGCCCGTACCCCGCCCGGTCCGGGCGAATCATCCGCCAGAAGGATGCGGATACGCCGGGCGGGCGACGCGGCCGATCCCGCCCGATCCATAGCGTCGGAGACATGCACATCTCCTCCAGCGAACTCGGCCTCGCCGCGCGCGTCTCGCGGCTCACGAAGACCTACGGCAGCGGCGCCGGCGCCGTCCGCGCCCTCGACGACGTCGCCGTCGGCATCCGTCGCGGCGAGTTCACCGCCATCATGGGAGCCTCCGGCTCCGGCAAGTCGACGCTGATGCACATCATGGCCGGCCTCGACGCCCCGACGAGCGGATCCGTGTGGATCGGCGACACCGACATCACCGGCCTCGGCGACCGCGAACTGACCGTCCTGCGGCGCCGCCGAGTCGGCTTCGTGTTCCAGTCCTTCAACCTCGTGCCGACGCTGGACGTCATCGGCAACATCACGCTCCCCTTCGACCTGGACGACCGTCGCCCGTCGGCGATGGAGCGTGCGCGGATCGACATGCTCGTCGAGACGCTCGGGCTGCGCTCGCGTCTGACGCATCGGCCCCACGAGC is drawn from Microbacterium binotii and contains these coding sequences:
- a CDS encoding response regulator, giving the protein MSAAVRVVLVDDQALFRAGIRMLVDSQPDLSVVGEAGDGVEAIEVVRRERPDVVLMDIRMPRLDGLAATAELLRDADAPRIVMLTTFDLDEAAARAIREGASGFLLKDADPEFLLAAIRTVHAGSAVIAASATRDLFAQFSPPAVAAPPAWQALTDREREIFALAARGLSNAEIAEREFLSEATVKTHISRILAKLALRDRVQLVVFAFEHGLV
- a CDS encoding ABC transporter ATP-binding protein gives rise to the protein MHISSSELGLAARVSRLTKTYGSGAGAVRALDDVAVGIRRGEFTAIMGASGSGKSTLMHIMAGLDAPTSGSVWIGDTDITGLGDRELTVLRRRRVGFVFQSFNLVPTLDVIGNITLPFDLDDRRPSAMERARIDMLVETLGLRSRLTHRPHELSGGQQQRVAIARALATAPDLLFADEPTGNLDSRTGREVLALLRAASREHGQSIAMVTHDPIAASHADRVIYLGDGRVVADHRGQSAEQIAAFMLAAEQGAVA
- a CDS encoding sensor histidine kinase, whose translation is MFRQLSPVQWLVDAVLAFGFFGVTGFLFYTPSSGDQVWGVLVSLGMAVALGLRRFSPFLALAVAWVSALAQMALGLQPMLSNVAIFVVLYATAAYGTRLLFWIGFSSAVAGSAAIAIYLVFVNSYVVSSGLDWRNLPLAVFVMLAALFALGLSWTAGALVRTAARARETRQARDAARAQVAIESERMRIARDMHDIVAHSLAVVIAQADGARYAAAADPAAATTALGTISSTARSALTDVRLLLTQLRHQQGAGPQPTLADLDALFAQVHAAGVDLRVQIAPVPPQDVPAAVQLAVFRILQEALTNALRHGDGPVEVWLAWQSDHVRATVRNALRAPAREQQRALDDPGGHGVVGMRERAQLVGGTLFAGATEGGFLVDAHLPIGAAA